From Streptomyces sp. CMB-StM0423, a single genomic window includes:
- a CDS encoding zinc-binding dehydrogenase codes for MFAAYAARIDRDEPLNGLELGERPAPQAPPGWAVVDVRAASLNHHDLWSLRGVGLGEDALPMILGCDAAGVDADGNEVVLHSVIGQTGHGVGPNEPRSLLTERYQGTFAEQVAVPVWNVLPKPKELSFEEAACLPTAWLTAYRMLFTNAGVRPGDSVLVQGAGGGVATAAIVLGAAAGLRMYATSRDEAKRKRAEDLGAEAAVAPGTRLPHRVDAVLETVGAATWSHSVKSLRPGGTLVISGATSGPNPSAVELQRIFFLELKVVGSTMGSKEELAGLLNFCASKGVRPVIDTVLPLDRAREGFEKMATGDLFGKVVLTR; via the coding sequence ATGTTCGCCGCCTACGCAGCCCGCATCGACCGTGACGAGCCGCTGAACGGCCTGGAGTTGGGGGAGCGGCCCGCGCCGCAGGCCCCGCCCGGATGGGCCGTCGTCGACGTCAGAGCCGCCTCCCTCAACCACCACGACCTGTGGTCGCTGCGCGGCGTCGGACTCGGCGAGGACGCCCTGCCGATGATCCTCGGCTGCGACGCGGCGGGCGTCGACGCCGACGGCAACGAGGTCGTCCTCCACTCCGTCATCGGCCAGACCGGCCACGGGGTGGGCCCGAACGAGCCGCGGTCGCTGCTGACGGAGCGGTACCAGGGCACGTTCGCGGAGCAGGTCGCCGTCCCGGTCTGGAACGTCCTGCCGAAGCCGAAGGAGCTGAGCTTCGAGGAGGCCGCGTGCCTGCCGACGGCATGGCTGACGGCGTACCGCATGCTCTTCACCAACGCGGGCGTACGCCCCGGCGACTCCGTCCTGGTCCAGGGCGCGGGCGGCGGGGTCGCCACGGCGGCGATCGTGCTGGGCGCGGCGGCGGGGCTGCGGATGTACGCGACGAGCCGCGACGAGGCGAAGCGCAAGCGGGCGGAGGACCTGGGCGCGGAAGCCGCGGTAGCCCCGGGCACGCGCCTGCCGCACCGGGTGGACGCGGTCCTGGAAACGGTGGGCGCGGCGACGTGGTCCCACTCGGTGAAGTCCCTCCGCCCGGGCGGCACCCTGGTCATCTCCGGCGCGACGAGCGGCCCGAACCCGTCGGCGGTGGAACTGCAGCGGATCTTCTTCCTGGAACTGAAGGTGGTCGGCTCGACGATGGGCAGCAAGGAGGAACTGGCGGGCCTGCTGAACTTCTGCGCCTCGAAGGGCGTCCGCCCGGTGATCGACACGGTGCTGCCGCTGGACCGCGCCAGGGAGGGCTTCGAGAAGATGGCGACGGGCGACCTGTTCGGCAAGGTGGTCCTGACCCGCTGA
- a CDS encoding amino acid ABC transporter ATP-binding protein, with protein MVRAEGVHKSFGLTHVLKGIDLEVAPREVFCLVGPSGSGKSTFLRCINHLEKINAGRLYVDGHLVGYRQQGNKLYELKEREVAAQRKDIGMVFQRFNLFPHMTALENVMEAPVQVKRESKATARERALRLLDRVGLADKAAGYPTQLSGGQQQRVAIARALAMEPKLMLFDEPTSALDPELVGEVLDVMRDLAESGMTMIVVTHEMGFAREVGDALVFMDDGAVVESGHPRDVLTNPQHQRTKAFLSKVL; from the coding sequence ATGGTCAGGGCCGAGGGCGTACACAAGTCCTTCGGGCTCACCCACGTACTCAAGGGCATCGACCTGGAGGTCGCGCCGCGCGAGGTCTTCTGCCTCGTCGGCCCCTCCGGCTCCGGCAAGTCGACCTTCCTGCGGTGCATCAACCACCTGGAGAAGATCAACGCCGGCCGGCTGTACGTCGACGGCCACCTCGTCGGCTACCGGCAGCAGGGCAACAAGCTCTACGAGCTGAAGGAAAGAGAGGTCGCCGCGCAGCGCAAGGACATCGGCATGGTGTTCCAGCGCTTCAACCTCTTTCCGCACATGACCGCGCTGGAGAACGTCATGGAGGCGCCGGTCCAGGTCAAGCGGGAGTCCAAGGCGACCGCGCGGGAGCGCGCGCTGCGGCTGCTGGACCGGGTGGGCCTCGCGGACAAGGCGGCCGGCTACCCGACGCAGCTCTCCGGCGGCCAGCAGCAGCGCGTCGCCATCGCGCGGGCGCTGGCGATGGAGCCGAAGCTGATGCTCTTCGACGAGCCCACCTCGGCGCTCGACCCGGAGCTGGTCGGCGAGGTGCTGGACGTGATGCGCGACCTCGCGGAGTCGGGCATGACGATGATCGTCGTCACGCACGAGATGGGGTTCGCGCGGGAGGTCGGGGACGCGCTGGTGTTCATGGACGACGGCGCGGTGGTGGAGTCGGGCCACCCGCGGGACGTCCTGACGAACCCGCAGCACCAGCGGACGAAGGCGTTCCTGTCGAAGGTGCTGTGA
- a CDS encoding amino acid ABC transporter permease, with protein MTDPNSPGPADKRPAGPELSKTGTATAVPPETIKAIPVRHPWRWVSAAVVLALLGLLVYAFANAKIEWGDVPEYLFSDRVVEAAGNTLLITVLAMLLGVVLGIVLAVMRLSDNPVTSTFANLYIWFFRGTPVLLQLLLWYNLGLVFQTLNLGPIYKNEMTDVMTPFVAALLGLGLNEAAYMAEIVRAGIQSVDEGQTEASHALGMSRGKTMRRIVLPQAMRVIVPPTGNEFINMLKTSSLAMVIQYTELTFVSNEISATNLNPMEMYIVVAIWYLAMTSVFSVIQYYIERHYAKGSVRQLPLTPWQKIRRSVFSGPRLKGTR; from the coding sequence GTGACCGACCCGAACTCACCGGGCCCGGCCGACAAGCGACCGGCCGGGCCCGAGCTCTCGAAGACCGGCACCGCCACCGCGGTGCCGCCCGAGACGATCAAGGCGATACCCGTGCGCCACCCCTGGCGCTGGGTGAGTGCCGCGGTCGTCCTCGCGCTCCTCGGGCTGCTCGTCTACGCCTTCGCCAACGCCAAGATCGAGTGGGGCGACGTCCCCGAGTACCTGTTCTCCGACCGGGTCGTCGAAGCCGCCGGGAACACGCTGCTGATCACCGTGCTCGCCATGCTGCTCGGCGTGGTCCTCGGCATCGTGCTCGCGGTCATGCGGCTCTCGGACAACCCGGTGACCTCGACGTTCGCCAACCTCTACATCTGGTTCTTCCGCGGCACCCCGGTGCTGCTGCAACTGCTGCTCTGGTACAACCTCGGCCTCGTCTTCCAGACCCTCAACCTGGGTCCGATCTACAAGAACGAGATGACCGACGTCATGACCCCGTTCGTGGCGGCGCTCCTCGGGCTCGGGCTCAACGAGGCCGCGTACATGGCCGAGATCGTCCGCGCCGGCATCCAGTCGGTCGACGAGGGCCAGACGGAGGCGTCGCACGCGCTCGGCATGAGCCGGGGCAAGACGATGCGGCGCATCGTGCTGCCCCAGGCGATGCGGGTGATCGTGCCGCCGACGGGCAACGAGTTCATCAACATGCTCAAGACCTCGTCGCTGGCGATGGTGATCCAGTACACCGAGCTGACGTTCGTCTCCAACGAGATCTCCGCGACCAACCTGAACCCGATGGAGATGTACATCGTCGTCGCCATCTGGTATCTGGCGATGACCAGCGTGTTCAGCGTGATCCAGTACTACATCGAGCGGCATTACGCCAAGGGCTCCGTACGCCAGTTGCCGCTGACCCCGTGGCAGAAGATCCGGCGGAGCGTCTTCTCCGGGCCGCGGCTGAAGGGAACGAGGTGA
- a CDS encoding ABC transporter substrate-binding protein codes for MSPRTTRRTGAAKSRLVAVGALAAAGALVLSSCGDQTDDGGDSGDGGGETKTSSNAAPGALPKAIKDAGVIKVGSDIAYAPMEFDQGGKPAGVDIDIANALGEELGVEFQFQNNVFDNLIPSLDSGRFDIIMSSMTDNKERQAEVDFVDYFSAGVSILVQKGNPDGISTLDDLCGKTVAFQRGTVSADIAKAQNEKCDKPIKTLPFTKDTEALQQVKQGRAVADLNDFPVAAYNARESGGGDDFEVVGEQIDAAPYGIAVSKDNAELRDALAEALDAIIENGEYQKVLEKWEVQQGGVDKATVNGGNE; via the coding sequence ATGAGCCCTCGCACCACCCGGCGCACCGGAGCAGCCAAGTCTCGACTGGTGGCCGTCGGGGCACTCGCCGCCGCGGGGGCCCTCGTGCTCTCGTCCTGCGGCGACCAGACCGACGACGGGGGCGACAGCGGCGACGGCGGCGGCGAGACCAAGACCTCGTCGAACGCGGCGCCCGGCGCGCTGCCCAAGGCCATCAAGGACGCCGGCGTGATCAAGGTCGGTTCCGACATCGCGTACGCCCCGATGGAATTCGACCAGGGCGGCAAGCCCGCCGGCGTCGACATCGACATCGCCAACGCGCTCGGCGAGGAGCTGGGCGTCGAGTTCCAGTTCCAGAACAACGTCTTCGACAACCTGATCCCGTCGCTCGACTCCGGCCGCTTCGACATCATCATGTCGTCGATGACCGACAACAAGGAGCGCCAGGCCGAGGTCGACTTCGTCGACTACTTCTCCGCCGGCGTCTCCATCCTGGTCCAGAAGGGCAACCCCGACGGCATCTCCACGCTCGACGACCTGTGCGGCAAGACCGTCGCCTTCCAGCGGGGCACGGTCAGCGCGGACATCGCCAAGGCGCAGAACGAGAAGTGCGACAAGCCGATCAAGACGCTGCCCTTCACCAAGGACACCGAGGCGCTGCAGCAGGTCAAGCAGGGCCGGGCCGTCGCCGACCTGAACGACTTCCCGGTCGCCGCGTACAACGCCCGTGAGTCGGGCGGCGGCGACGACTTCGAGGTCGTCGGCGAGCAGATCGACGCCGCCCCGTACGGCATCGCGGTGTCCAAGGACAACGCCGAGCTGCGTGACGCGCTCGCCGAGGCGCTGGACGCGATCATCGAGAACGGCGAGTACCAGAAGGTGCTGGAGAAGTGGGAAGTCCAGCAGGGCGGCGTCGACAAGGCCACCGTCAACGGTGGCAACGAGTAA
- a CDS encoding NAD(P)-dependent malic enzyme, with amino-acid sequence MAAEIVNPPSGTDTSDSPDDDYFDPAFALHRGGKMAVQATVPVNDRDDLSLAYTPGVAKVCTAIAEQPELVHDYTWKSQVVAVVTDGSAVLGLGDIGPEASLPVMEGKAILFKQFGGVDAVPVALDCREVDEIVETVARLAPSFGGVNLEDISAPRCFEIERKLQERLDIPIFHDDQHGTAVVTLAALRNATKLSGRSLGELRAVISGAGAAGAAIAKILVEAGIGDVVVADRKGIVSADREDLTDAKRELAELTNRAGRTGSLESALAGADVFIGVSGGTVPERAVATMAEGAFIFAMANPNPEIHPDVAHKYAAVVATGRSDYPNQINNVLAFPGIFAGALQVRASRITEGMKLAAAEALADVVAAELSPECVIPSPFDERVAPAITRAVAAAARAEGVARR; translated from the coding sequence GTGGCAGCGGAGATCGTCAACCCTCCGAGCGGGACGGATACGTCCGACAGCCCAGACGACGACTACTTCGACCCGGCCTTCGCGCTCCACCGGGGCGGCAAGATGGCCGTCCAGGCGACCGTGCCGGTCAACGACAGGGACGACCTGTCGCTCGCCTACACACCGGGCGTCGCCAAGGTGTGCACCGCCATCGCGGAACAGCCCGAACTCGTCCACGACTACACCTGGAAGTCCCAGGTCGTCGCCGTCGTCACGGACGGCAGCGCGGTCCTGGGCCTCGGCGACATCGGGCCTGAGGCGTCCCTTCCGGTGATGGAGGGCAAGGCCATCCTCTTCAAGCAGTTCGGCGGCGTGGACGCGGTCCCCGTCGCGCTGGACTGCCGCGAGGTCGACGAGATCGTCGAGACCGTGGCGCGGCTGGCGCCCTCCTTCGGCGGGGTGAACCTGGAGGACATCTCCGCCCCCCGCTGCTTCGAGATCGAGCGCAAGCTCCAGGAGCGCCTGGACATCCCGATCTTCCACGACGACCAGCACGGCACCGCCGTCGTCACGCTCGCCGCGCTGCGCAACGCGACGAAGCTCAGCGGCCGGTCGCTCGGCGAGCTGCGCGCGGTGATCTCCGGGGCCGGCGCAGCCGGCGCGGCGATCGCGAAGATCCTCGTGGAGGCCGGCATCGGGGACGTGGTCGTCGCCGACCGCAAGGGCATCGTCTCCGCGGACCGCGAGGACCTGACCGACGCCAAGCGGGAACTGGCGGAGCTGACCAACCGCGCGGGGCGTACGGGCTCGCTGGAGTCGGCGCTCGCGGGCGCGGACGTCTTCATCGGCGTCTCCGGCGGCACGGTGCCGGAGCGGGCGGTGGCGACGATGGCGGAGGGCGCGTTCATCTTCGCCATGGCCAACCCGAACCCGGAGATCCACCCGGACGTGGCGCACAAGTACGCGGCGGTCGTCGCCACCGGCCGCAGCGACTACCCGAACCAGATCAACAACGTGCTCGCGTTCCCCGGCATCTTCGCCGGCGCGCTCCAGGTCCGCGCCTCGCGGATCACCGAGGGCATGAAGCTGGCGGCGGCCGAGGCGCTGGCCGACGTGGTCGCGGCCGAGCTGAGCCCGGAGTGCGTGATTCCGTCGCCGTTCGACGAGCGGGTGGCGCCGGCCATCACGCGCGCGGTCGCCGCGGCGGCGCGCGCGGAGGGCGTGGCGCGGCGGTAG
- a CDS encoding aldo/keto reductase: protein MQYRTLGRTGIKVSPYCLGAMMFGAQGNPDHDESVRIIHKALAAGVNFVDTADIYGHGESEEIVGKALKGRRDDVVLATKAHLPMGDDPNRQGNSRRWLVRALEDSLRRLGTDHVDLFQIHRPAPDTDIEETLSALTDLVRAGKVRAVGTSAFPASDLVEAQWTAERRGLVRFRTEQPNYSVLDRGIEREVLPVCERYGMGTLVWSPLAGGMLTGRYRKGQEPTTFRGGYGFRHLADERRLDTVERLLPLAEKAGLSLTHMALAFVISHPGVTSAIIGPRTMEQLDDLLAGAGTTLGDDVLDEIDAIVPPGTEVGRLDMAYDPPAILHAGLRRRAPGERVAA, encoded by the coding sequence ATGCAGTACCGCACGCTGGGCCGGACCGGGATCAAGGTCAGCCCCTACTGCCTGGGCGCGATGATGTTCGGCGCCCAGGGCAACCCCGACCACGACGAGTCCGTCCGCATCATCCACAAGGCGCTGGCCGCGGGCGTCAACTTCGTCGACACCGCCGACATCTACGGCCACGGCGAGTCCGAGGAGATCGTCGGCAAGGCGCTCAAGGGCCGCCGCGACGACGTCGTGCTCGCCACCAAGGCGCACCTGCCCATGGGCGACGACCCCAACCGGCAGGGCAACTCCCGCCGCTGGCTCGTCCGCGCCCTGGAGGACTCGCTGCGCCGGCTGGGCACCGACCACGTCGACCTGTTCCAGATCCACCGGCCCGCCCCCGACACCGACATCGAGGAGACCCTGTCCGCGCTCACCGACCTGGTGCGCGCCGGGAAGGTACGGGCCGTCGGCACGTCCGCGTTCCCCGCCTCGGACCTGGTCGAGGCGCAGTGGACCGCCGAGCGGCGCGGCCTGGTGCGGTTCCGCACCGAGCAGCCGAACTACTCGGTCCTCGACCGCGGCATCGAGCGCGAGGTGCTGCCCGTCTGCGAGCGCTACGGGATGGGCACGCTGGTGTGGAGCCCGCTGGCCGGCGGCATGCTCACCGGCCGCTACCGCAAGGGCCAGGAGCCCACCACCTTCCGCGGCGGCTACGGCTTCAGGCACCTCGCCGACGAGCGCAGGCTCGACACCGTCGAACGGCTCCTTCCGCTCGCGGAGAAGGCGGGCCTGTCGCTGACGCACATGGCGCTGGCCTTCGTGATCTCCCACCCGGGTGTCACGTCCGCGATCATCGGGCCGCGCACCATGGAGCAGTTGGACGACCTGCTCGCGGGCGCCGGGACGACCCTCGGCGACGACGTGCTGGACGAGATCGACGCCATCGTGCCGCCGGGCACGGAGGTCGGGCGGCTGGACATGGCGTACGACCCGCCGGCGATCCTGCACGCCGGGCTGCGGCGCAGGGCGCCGGGGGAGCGCGTGGCGGCCTGA
- a CDS encoding TetR/AcrR family transcriptional regulator, giving the protein MPERSTTGEPAPGRHMRPDVRRSLDALLTAAAEVFETEGVDAPVRRITAKAGVGAGTLYRHFPQRSDLITAVFRNEVDACAAAAPALAAQYEPVEALTRWLHRFTRFITAKQGLKAALHSGDCTYESLPGYFQERFVPALTELLDAAAAAGDIRSDVTPDDLLQALSSIIDPDDQEYTRRMIGLLVDGLRYRG; this is encoded by the coding sequence ATGCCTGAGCGCAGCACCACGGGGGAGCCGGCCCCCGGCCGCCACATGCGGCCGGACGTCCGGCGCAGCCTCGACGCGCTGCTGACCGCGGCCGCCGAGGTCTTCGAGACGGAGGGCGTGGACGCGCCCGTACGCCGCATCACGGCGAAGGCGGGGGTGGGGGCGGGGACGCTCTACCGGCACTTCCCGCAGCGCTCCGACCTCATCACGGCCGTCTTCCGCAACGAGGTCGACGCCTGCGCCGCGGCCGCCCCCGCGCTCGCCGCGCAGTACGAGCCGGTGGAGGCGCTGACGCGGTGGCTGCACCGCTTCACCCGGTTCATCACCGCCAAGCAGGGCCTGAAGGCCGCCCTCCACTCCGGCGACTGCACGTACGAGAGCCTGCCCGGGTACTTCCAGGAGCGCTTCGTCCCCGCCCTGACCGAGCTGCTGGACGCCGCCGCGGCGGCCGGCGACATCCGCTCCGACGTGACCCCCGACGACCTGCTGCAGGCGCTCAGCAGCATCATCGACCCGGACGACCAGGAGTACACGCGGCGCATGATCGGACTGCTCGTCGACGGGCTGCGCTACCGCGGCTGA
- a CDS encoding class I SAM-dependent methyltransferase, with amino-acid sequence MAGTTAAATPVGADWQGWQASWDRQQEWYMPDREDRFRVMLDAVEALVGPEPRVLDLACGTGSISARVLRRFPGARTTGVDLDPALLTIARGTFADDPRAEFVTADLAKPDWTARLPHGSYDAVLTSTALHWLFSDQLATLYGQIAGVVREGGIFVNADHMPDPVTPAINEAVRNWSKVRQDRERAEGVLDWADWWRVVAADPVLGGPAAERFAIFGDPNDPNEGHADGDVQAPAWHAETLRAAGFAEARTVWASARDAAVLALR; translated from the coding sequence ATGGCCGGAACGACCGCCGCCGCGACGCCCGTGGGGGCCGACTGGCAGGGCTGGCAGGCGAGCTGGGACCGCCAGCAGGAGTGGTACATGCCGGATCGCGAGGACCGCTTCCGGGTGATGCTCGACGCCGTCGAGGCCCTCGTGGGCCCCGAGCCCCGGGTGCTCGACCTGGCCTGCGGTACGGGCAGCATCAGCGCCCGGGTGCTGCGCCGGTTCCCCGGCGCCCGCACCACCGGCGTCGACCTCGACCCCGCGCTGCTCACCATCGCGCGCGGCACCTTCGCCGACGACCCGCGCGCCGAGTTCGTCACCGCCGACCTCGCCAAGCCCGACTGGACGGCGCGGCTGCCGCACGGCTCGTACGACGCGGTGCTCACCTCCACCGCGCTGCACTGGCTCTTCTCCGACCAGCTCGCCACGCTCTACGGGCAGATCGCCGGCGTCGTCCGCGAGGGCGGGATCTTCGTCAACGCCGACCACATGCCCGACCCCGTGACGCCCGCCATCAACGAGGCCGTGCGCAACTGGAGCAAGGTCCGCCAGGACCGCGAGCGGGCGGAAGGCGTGCTGGACTGGGCGGACTGGTGGCGCGTGGTCGCGGCCGACCCGGTGCTCGGCGGCCCCGCGGCCGAGCGCTTCGCGATATTCGGCGACCCGAACGACCCGAACGAGGGCCACGCCGACGGCGACGTCCAGGCCCCCGCCTGGCACGCCGAGACGCTGCGCGCAGCCGGCTTCGCCGAGGCCCGTACGGTCTGGGCGTCCGCGCGGGACGCGGCGGTGCTGGCGCTGCGCTGA
- a CDS encoding CGNR zinc finger domain-containing protein — translation MAVRLVNTEEPQRGTDSLTSLDAAKELFLDSGNFTRRATDADVSRLRQVRGRLRGIFEAADEGDEVRAVDMLNALLIDFPVSPQVSGHDFRDEDGRPKWHLHIAEQSANSGAGFAAAACMGLAVHLTDLGVDRLGLCAAPPCRNVFLDTSTNRSRRYCSDRCATRANVAAYRARKRQANGRTADAAQETAPGADRTGD, via the coding sequence ATGGCCGTGCGCCTCGTCAACACCGAGGAGCCGCAGCGCGGCACCGACTCGCTGACCTCGCTGGACGCGGCCAAGGAGCTCTTCCTGGACAGCGGCAACTTCACCCGGCGGGCCACGGACGCCGACGTCAGCAGGCTGCGCCAGGTGCGCGGGCGGCTGCGGGGGATCTTCGAAGCCGCCGACGAGGGCGACGAGGTGCGCGCCGTCGACATGCTCAACGCGCTGCTCATCGACTTCCCGGTCAGCCCGCAGGTCAGCGGGCACGACTTCCGCGACGAGGACGGGCGGCCCAAGTGGCACCTGCACATCGCGGAGCAGTCGGCCAACTCCGGGGCGGGCTTCGCCGCCGCGGCGTGCATGGGGCTGGCCGTGCACCTCACCGACCTCGGCGTCGACCGCCTGGGCCTCTGCGCGGCCCCGCCGTGCCGCAACGTCTTCCTCGACACCTCGACGAACCGGTCCCGCCGCTACTGCTCCGACCGCTGCGCCACCCGCGCCAACGTCGCGGCCTACCGCGCCCGGAAACGCCAGGCCAACGGCCGCACCGCCGACGCCGCCCAGGAGACCGCGCCGGGCGCGGACCGCACCGGGGACTGA
- the sodX gene encoding nickel-type superoxide dismutase maturation protease has translation MQGQVNERRHDAGRRGLQRLGLAAVDGPSMVPTLRPGDQLVVQYGVEVRPGDVAVLRHPFQQDLLIVKRVVARRDGGWWVLGDNRFVENDSREFGAVPDELVVARALLRLRPPRGLQPSVRSVPAAVSWAASAVRPLAWRFRAR, from the coding sequence ATGCAGGGCCAGGTGAACGAGCGCAGGCACGACGCCGGGCGCCGAGGGCTGCAGCGCCTCGGCCTCGCGGCGGTCGACGGTCCGTCGATGGTGCCCACGCTGCGTCCGGGGGATCAGCTTGTCGTGCAGTACGGGGTGGAGGTGCGGCCCGGAGACGTGGCGGTGCTGCGCCATCCGTTCCAGCAGGATCTGCTGATCGTGAAACGGGTGGTGGCGCGCCGCGACGGCGGCTGGTGGGTGCTCGGCGACAACCGGTTCGTGGAGAACGACAGCCGGGAGTTCGGCGCCGTACCGGACGAACTGGTCGTCGCCCGCGCCCTCCTGCGCCTGCGCCCCCCGAGGGGCCTTCAGCCCTCGGTCCGCTCGGTCCCCGCGGCGGTCTCCTGGGCGGCGTCGGCGGTGCGGCCGTTGGCCTGGCGCTTCCGGGCGCGGTAG
- the sodN gene encoding superoxide dismutase, Ni, whose product MFSRLFAPKVTVSAHCDLPCGVYDPAQARIEAESVKAIQEKMQGNDDPHFQARATTIKEQRAELAKHHVSVLWSDYFKPPHFEKYPELHQLVNDTLKALSAAKGSTDPATGQKALDYITQVDKIFWETKQG is encoded by the coding sequence ATGTTTTCTCGCCTGTTCGCCCCCAAGGTGACGGTCAGTGCCCACTGCGACCTCCCCTGCGGCGTCTACGACCCGGCCCAGGCCCGTATCGAGGCCGAATCGGTCAAGGCCATCCAGGAGAAGATGCAAGGGAACGACGACCCGCACTTCCAGGCGCGGGCCACCACCATCAAGGAGCAGCGCGCGGAGCTTGCCAAGCACCACGTTTCGGTGCTGTGGAGCGACTACTTCAAGCCCCCGCACTTCGAGAAGTACCCTGAGCTGCACCAGCTCGTCAACGACACGCTCAAGGCCCTCAGCGCCGCCAAGGGGTCCACCGACCCGGCCACGGGCCAGAAGGCGCTGGACTACATCACCCAGGTCGACAAGATCTTCTGGGAGACCAAGCAGGGCTGA
- a CDS encoding DUF4352 domain-containing protein gives MSASVTAPRRGVLAVAGAVAAVLALGGLTACGSEEPKTEKAGSAAQGGGSGKDSEKEEAPEGQGGALAPGDTAAYDDLKATVSEASPYAIDEMVEVPAGHKPFEVTVTLENVGDAKFDPTMTLLMARAGEEGNEAEEIFDGQVGGGFTGTVLPGKKATQKFAFFVPDGAKNLDVEVVVGDFEKEPATWSLPL, from the coding sequence ATGTCCGCATCCGTCACCGCGCCCCGCCGCGGAGTTCTCGCCGTCGCCGGCGCCGTCGCCGCCGTGCTCGCCCTCGGCGGGCTCACCGCCTGCGGCTCCGAGGAGCCGAAGACCGAGAAGGCCGGCTCCGCCGCGCAGGGCGGCGGGAGCGGGAAGGACTCGGAGAAGGAGGAGGCGCCGGAGGGGCAGGGCGGGGCGCTGGCCCCGGGCGACACCGCGGCCTACGACGACCTCAAGGCCACCGTCTCCGAGGCGTCGCCGTACGCCATAGACGAGATGGTCGAGGTCCCGGCCGGCCACAAGCCCTTCGAGGTGACGGTCACGCTGGAGAACGTCGGCGACGCGAAGTTCGATCCGACGATGACCCTCCTGATGGCCCGCGCGGGGGAGGAGGGCAACGAGGCCGAGGAGATCTTCGACGGCCAGGTCGGCGGCGGCTTCACCGGCACCGTGCTGCCCGGCAAAAAGGCCACGCAGAAGTTCGCCTTCTTCGTCCCCGACGGTGCGAAGAACCTCGATGTCGAGGTCGTGGTGGGCGACTTCGAGAAGGAGCCCGCCACCTGGAGCCTCCCGCTCTGA